Proteins from one Triticum aestivum cultivar Chinese Spring chromosome 7A, IWGSC CS RefSeq v2.1, whole genome shotgun sequence genomic window:
- the LOC123146838 gene encoding uncharacterized protein, producing MDAVESSSLYSPPSLRHKLRTTVCGCFGSPSSPGSSGERPHTGGGRSRWRRRVAGAGEFRYDPLSYALNFDDGSSDDGDADAEDAAFRHRNFSSRLPPSPVPASRAVALVASVPLSETESLHL from the coding sequence ATGGACGCCGTGGAGTCCTCGTCACTGTACTCGCCGCCCTCGCTGCGCCACAAGCTGCGCACCACCGTGTGTGGCTGCTTCGGCTCGCCGTCGTCACCGGGCAGCAGCGGGGAGAGGCCGCACACCGGCGGCGGCAGGAGCAGGTGGAGGAGGCGCGTGGCGGGCGCGGGGGAGTTCAGGTATGACCCGCTCAGCTACGCGCTCAACTTTGACGACGGCAGCAGCGACGACGGCGACGCCGACGCGGAGGACGCCGCCTTCCGGCACCGGAACTTCAGCTCGCGCCTGCCGCCCTCGCCGGTGCCGGCCTCCCGAGCCGTCGCACTAGTAGCCTCTGTCCCTCTGAGCGAGACTGAATCACTACATCTGTAA